Proteins encoded within one genomic window of uncultured Draconibacterium sp.:
- the secA gene encoding preprotein translocase subunit SecA, with product MAFVNKILGKILGNKSERDIKEITPIVNKIKEEYERIYKLSHDDLRAESAKLKQTIADRIKPEEDEIAALKVEVEEVEIQESEKIYERIDKLEEKIDEKIEEVLNEILPTAFAVVKDTARRFFENETIEVSASDFDRDLSATRDSIKISGDKAIWENSWLAGGNRVTWNMVHYDVQLIGGVVLHQGNIAEMATGEGKTLVATLPVFLNALTGKGVHIVTVNDYLSKRDAEWMGPMYEFHGLSVDCIDKHQPNSEARRKAYNSDITFGTNNEFGFDYLRDNMAINPEDLVQRKHHYAIVDEVDSVLVDDARTPLIISGPVPKGDNQQFEELKVYVEKLYRVQRELVNKVFIDAKRLLTKPDATSEEKKEGGLLLLRAHKGMPKNKSIIKFLSEEGMKAVMQKTENLYMQENSKNMHIVTDPLFFIIEEKQNSVELTDKGIDLISAGFEDAEFFVLPDMGGKMAELENSEKAPEDIQVEKDKLLQDYAVKSERVHTINQLLKAYAMFEKDVEYVVIDNKVKIVDEQTGRIMEGRRYSDGLHQAIEAKEQVKVEAATQTFATITLQNYFRMYHKLAGMTGTAETEAGEFWDIYELEVVVIPTNRPIVRDDREDLVFKTKREKYNAVSDEIVELNKKGRPVLVGTTSVEISELLSRMLKIKGIKHNVLNAKLHAREADIVAEAGQAGAVTIATNMAGRGTDIKLTDGVKKAGGLAIIGTERHDSRRVDRQLRGRAGRQGDPGSSQFYVSLEDNLMRLFGSDRISGVMDKLGLEDGEVIQHSMISKSIERAQKKVEENNFGIRKRLLEYDDVMNSQREVIYKKRRHALYGERLEVDVLNMMYDSVEELVNEYHGSDMFEDFNMELMRLLSLESPVNQDEFKSLNAAEITDRLYEKMINNYNRKVETIAQQAYPVIKNVYETKKEVYKNIVVPITDGKRVFQIICNLEKAYDNKGKELVKSYQKQIVLNTIDESWKEQLREMDDLKQSVQNATYEQKDPLLIYKFESFNLFKVMVAKVNKDVVSTLMKGQIPIQSPEQVREAEVRRRTDMSRYKTQKSELPSAENAMEGANANTAEKAKPQPVKVEKRVGRNDPCPCGSGKKYKQCHGRGGAL from the coding sequence ATGGCATTTGTAAATAAGATCCTGGGAAAAATTCTGGGAAACAAATCGGAGCGGGATATTAAAGAAATAACTCCTATCGTCAATAAAATAAAAGAGGAATACGAAAGAATCTATAAATTATCTCATGATGATCTTAGAGCCGAATCGGCGAAATTAAAACAAACTATTGCTGATCGTATTAAACCTGAAGAGGACGAAATTGCTGCTTTAAAAGTAGAAGTTGAAGAGGTTGAAATTCAGGAAAGCGAAAAGATATACGAACGTATTGATAAGCTGGAAGAAAAAATTGATGAGAAAATAGAAGAAGTTCTTAACGAAATTCTTCCAACAGCTTTTGCAGTAGTAAAAGATACAGCACGACGGTTTTTCGAAAACGAAACCATTGAGGTTTCAGCAAGCGATTTCGACCGTGATCTTTCAGCAACCCGCGACAGTATTAAAATTAGCGGAGACAAAGCTATTTGGGAGAACAGTTGGTTAGCTGGTGGAAACCGGGTTACCTGGAATATGGTTCACTACGATGTGCAGCTGATCGGTGGTGTAGTACTTCACCAGGGGAATATTGCAGAGATGGCAACCGGTGAAGGAAAAACGTTGGTGGCAACTTTGCCGGTGTTTTTGAATGCACTTACCGGAAAAGGGGTACACATTGTAACAGTTAACGATTACCTGTCGAAACGTGATGCCGAGTGGATGGGACCGATGTACGAATTCCACGGATTATCGGTTGATTGTATCGACAAACACCAGCCTAACTCTGAAGCCCGAAGAAAAGCATACAACTCGGATATTACATTTGGAACCAACAACGAATTTGGTTTCGATTATCTGCGCGATAATATGGCCATCAATCCTGAAGATTTGGTGCAGCGCAAACATCACTACGCTATTGTCGACGAGGTTGACTCGGTGTTGGTTGATGATGCACGTACGCCACTTATTATTTCGGGACCGGTGCCAAAAGGCGATAACCAGCAGTTTGAAGAACTGAAAGTTTACGTAGAAAAATTATACAGGGTGCAGCGCGAACTGGTAAATAAAGTATTTATCGATGCCAAACGCCTGCTTACAAAACCCGATGCTACTTCCGAAGAGAAAAAAGAAGGTGGTTTACTTTTATTGCGTGCCCACAAAGGGATGCCTAAAAACAAATCCATCATTAAGTTTTTGAGTGAGGAAGGTATGAAAGCTGTTATGCAAAAAACAGAAAACCTGTATATGCAGGAGAACAGCAAGAACATGCACATTGTTACCGACCCATTGTTTTTTATTATCGAAGAGAAGCAAAATTCAGTTGAGCTTACCGATAAAGGTATCGATTTGATTTCTGCCGGTTTTGAGGATGCTGAATTCTTCGTTTTACCTGACATGGGTGGAAAAATGGCCGAGCTGGAAAACAGTGAGAAAGCGCCGGAAGATATTCAGGTTGAAAAAGATAAGTTATTACAAGACTACGCTGTTAAATCAGAGCGTGTTCATACCATAAACCAGTTGTTAAAAGCATATGCCATGTTCGAAAAAGATGTGGAATATGTGGTTATCGACAACAAGGTGAAAATTGTAGACGAGCAGACCGGACGTATTATGGAAGGTCGTCGTTATTCTGATGGATTACACCAGGCAATTGAAGCCAAAGAACAGGTGAAAGTTGAAGCGGCAACGCAGACTTTTGCAACCATCACGCTTCAGAACTATTTCAGAATGTACCACAAACTTGCGGGTATGACCGGTACTGCGGAAACAGAAGCAGGCGAATTCTGGGACATCTATGAACTGGAGGTTGTTGTAATTCCTACCAACCGTCCGATTGTTCGCGACGATAGGGAAGACTTGGTTTTCAAAACGAAACGTGAAAAATACAATGCGGTAAGCGACGAAATTGTAGAATTGAACAAAAAAGGTCGTCCGGTATTGGTGGGTACAACGTCGGTTGAAATATCGGAGTTACTTAGCCGGATGCTGAAAATAAAAGGTATTAAGCACAACGTTTTGAACGCGAAATTGCACGCACGCGAAGCCGATATTGTTGCCGAAGCCGGTCAGGCAGGAGCAGTAACAATTGCAACCAATATGGCAGGTCGTGGTACCGATATTAAGCTGACCGACGGGGTGAAAAAAGCCGGTGGTTTGGCAATTATTGGTACTGAGCGTCACGATTCTAGACGTGTTGATAGACAGCTGCGAGGGCGTGCAGGACGACAGGGAGATCCGGGCTCTTCGCAGTTCTATGTGTCGTTGGAAGATAACCTGATGCGTTTGTTCGGTTCTGATCGTATTTCAGGGGTAATGGACAAACTAGGTTTGGAAGATGGTGAAGTGATTCAACACTCAATGATCTCGAAATCGATTGAACGTGCGCAGAAAAAGGTTGAGGAGAACAACTTTGGTATTCGTAAGCGTTTGCTGGAGTACGATGATGTGATGAACTCGCAACGTGAAGTGATTTACAAAAAACGTCGTCACGCATTATACGGCGAACGTTTGGAGGTAGATGTGCTGAATATGATGTACGATTCGGTTGAAGAGCTGGTAAATGAATATCACGGTTCCGATATGTTCGAAGATTTCAACATGGAACTGATGCGCTTACTTTCGTTAGAATCGCCGGTTAATCAGGATGAATTCAAGAGCTTGAATGCAGCAGAAATAACCGATCGTCTTTACGAAAAGATGATCAACAATTACAACCGTAAAGTTGAAACCATCGCGCAGCAAGCTTACCCGGTAATTAAAAATGTATACGAAACCAAAAAAGAGGTTTACAAAAATATTGTTGTTCCTATTACCGATGGAAAACGCGTATTCCAGATTATTTGTAACCTTGAAAAGGCTTACGATAATAAAGGTAAAGAATTGGTAAAATCGTATCAGAAACAGATTGTTCTCAACACTATTGATGAATCGTGGAAAGAACAATTGCGTGAGATGGACGACTTGAAACAATCGGTACAAAATGCCACTTATGAGCAAAAAGACCCGTTGTTGATTTACAAATTCGAGTCATTTAACTTGTTTAAGGTTATGGTCGCCAAAGTGAATAAAGATGTTGTTTCAACTTTGATGAAAGGCCAGATTCCTATTCAGAGTCCGGAACAAGTACGAGAGGCAGAAGTACGCCGCAGAACTGATATGAGTCGTTATAAAACGCAAAAATCGGAACTACCATCGGCTGAAAATGCAATGGAAGGAGCCAATGCAAATACTGCTGAAAAAGCAAAACCGCAACCCGTGAAAGTTGAAAAACGTGTTGGACGTAACGATCCATGTCCTTGCGGGAGCGGAAAGAAATACAAACAATGCCACGGAAGAGGTGGTGCTTTATAA
- a CDS encoding transposase, translating to MVKKRFKKTEIARILQENKDGKSIQQIIDEYGISQATFYNWRAKYGKNTSDELLIINKLKEENDRLKRMYADLSLENLILKSKLEKQN from the coding sequence ATGGTCAAAAAAAGGTTTAAAAAAACTGAAATCGCCCGAATACTTCAGGAAAATAAAGATGGCAAATCCATTCAACAAATAATAGATGAATATGGAATTAGCCAGGCTACATTTTACAACTGGCGGGCCAAATATGGTAAGAATACTTCAGATGAACTTTTAATCATTAATAAACTCAAAGAAGAAAATGATCGTTTAAAACGTATGTATGCTGATTTAAGTTTGGAAAATTTAATATTAAAATCGAAACTGGAAAAACAGAATTAA
- the rfbF gene encoding glucose-1-phosphate cytidylyltransferase, whose translation MKVLILAGGLGSRLSEETDIKPKPMVEIGGKPILWHIMKIYSHYGFNDFIILLGYKGYVIKEYFANYYMHQSDVTFDMESNRMIILNNQSEPWKVTLIDTGLDTMTGGRIKRVSEYIKNERFMLTYGDGVSDIDIHKLLEYHDYNNKLITMTSVQPEGRWGSLVLNENNEVTKFQEKLSGDGQWINAGFFVCEPEVLNYIEGDSTVFERAPLENLAFDKELVAYKHQDFWVPMDTARDKRHLERLIEADNAPWMIWNKVPTDKAQKGIKS comes from the coding sequence ATGAAAGTACTCATTCTTGCAGGAGGATTAGGTTCTCGTTTATCAGAAGAAACAGATATTAAACCTAAACCTATGGTTGAGATAGGTGGCAAACCGATCTTATGGCACATAATGAAAATCTATTCCCATTACGGATTTAATGATTTTATCATTCTCCTTGGTTATAAAGGGTATGTTATTAAAGAATATTTTGCTAATTATTATATGCATCAGTCAGACGTTACCTTTGATATGGAGTCTAATAGAATGATAATTCTAAACAATCAATCGGAACCATGGAAAGTGACCTTAATTGATACAGGCCTCGACACTATGACTGGCGGGCGTATAAAAAGAGTATCTGAATACATTAAAAATGAACGTTTTATGCTCACCTATGGTGACGGAGTTTCTGATATTGATATTCACAAATTATTGGAATATCACGATTATAACAACAAGCTCATTACGATGACATCAGTTCAACCAGAAGGACGGTGGGGATCCTTAGTCTTAAATGAGAACAATGAAGTAACCAAGTTCCAGGAAAAATTAAGTGGTGACGGACAATGGATTAATGCTGGTTTTTTCGTTTGTGAACCTGAAGTGCTAAACTACATAGAAGGAGACTCAACTGTTTTTGAAAGAGCACCATTGGAGAACCTCGCTTTTGACAAAGAATTAGTTGCGTATAAACATCAAGATTTCTGGGTTCCTATGGACACTGCTCGCGACAAACGACATCTGGAAAGACTTATAGAAGCTGATAATGCCCCTTGGATGATCTGGAATAAGGTTCCAACCGATAAAGCTCAGAAGGGAATCAAGTCCTGA
- a CDS encoding UpxY family transcription antiterminator encodes MKIEEPSYFWYAIYTKPNREKRILEYLKEQNLTCYLPLQKSLRIWSDRKKWIEEPLFKSYVFVKVSYKEFFNVLSIPGVICYVSFGGKAQPIPEKQLEDIKTFVEQDETKIEITKENIAPGTKAEVLYGALKGVQGEIVKFNGKFRILIRIPMMGYCLHANISKDEIKIIKPEVQMNALRKQIPKKRVSQNHQ; translated from the coding sequence ATGAAGATAGAAGAACCATCGTACTTTTGGTATGCTATTTATACCAAACCAAATAGAGAAAAGAGAATTCTTGAATATTTAAAAGAACAAAATTTGACTTGTTATCTCCCACTTCAAAAATCATTACGAATATGGAGTGATAGAAAGAAATGGATTGAAGAACCCCTCTTCAAAAGCTATGTTTTTGTAAAAGTGAGTTATAAAGAATTTTTCAATGTTCTTAGTATTCCCGGAGTAATTTGTTACGTGAGTTTTGGGGGAAAAGCACAACCAATTCCAGAAAAACAACTTGAGGACATTAAAACTTTTGTTGAACAAGACGAAACAAAAATTGAAATAACAAAAGAAAACATTGCTCCAGGCACAAAAGCTGAGGTTTTATATGGTGCACTAAAAGGAGTTCAGGGAGAAATCGTCAAGTTCAATGGAAAGTTCCGAATTTTAATTCGTATACCCATGATGGGGTATTGTCTACATGCCAATATCTCTAAAGATGAAATAAAAATAATTAAGCCCGAAGTACAAATGAATGCATTGCGAAAGCAAATCCCCAAAAAAAGGGTATCGCAAAACCATCAGTAG